A stretch of Imperialibacter roseus DNA encodes these proteins:
- a CDS encoding helix-turn-helix domain-containing protein has product MIYEYQEFKLNSVLSRYIDCVWTESYTQRPENKGRTYLVVPDNTVELIFTSGTLERKIKDGLGKVEVLGSHLSGLKTIAQDVKVDGEMNLSVRFKPHGLYPFIKPRLQETINQSIPIEDLFGKDILELESQLFETHCLLDRVRHIETYFLKRLLTLNRQADATFDYLINRIVDGRGAHRILDLAEETGVTIKTFERKFLQNLGVSPKQCGQLIRLFHTLKATNKASQVNLTSIAHDNGFYDQMHFIKEMKKFTRLTPGEYLKAPRELQMPIFTRN; this is encoded by the coding sequence ATGATTTATGAGTACCAGGAGTTTAAGCTGAACAGCGTGCTTAGTCGGTATATCGACTGTGTGTGGACAGAAAGCTACACACAGCGGCCAGAAAACAAGGGGCGAACCTACCTCGTGGTACCTGACAATACAGTGGAGCTAATCTTTACCTCCGGTACGCTGGAAAGAAAAATAAAAGATGGGCTGGGAAAAGTAGAGGTTTTGGGAAGTCACCTCTCAGGATTGAAAACCATTGCACAGGATGTAAAAGTTGACGGAGAAATGAACCTTTCTGTTCGTTTCAAGCCCCACGGACTTTACCCATTTATCAAACCACGCCTTCAGGAAACCATCAATCAGTCAATTCCTATTGAAGACCTTTTTGGAAAAGATATACTGGAGTTGGAGAGCCAGCTCTTTGAAACCCACTGCCTGCTGGATAGGGTTAGGCATATTGAAACCTACTTTTTGAAAAGATTGCTGACGCTCAATCGGCAGGCTGACGCTACCTTCGACTACCTGATTAACCGCATTGTGGACGGCAGGGGCGCTCACCGCATACTCGATCTGGCTGAAGAAACTGGCGTCACCATAAAAACTTTTGAGAGAAAATTCCTGCAAAACCTGGGTGTGTCACCCAAGCAGTGCGGGCAGCTGATTAGGTTGTTTCATACACTGAAAGCCACCAACAAAGCCAGCCAGGTCAACCTGACAAGCATTGCCCACGACAATGGCTTTTATGACCAGATGCACTTTATCAAAGAAATGAAGAAGTTCACACGCCTAACACCAGGAGAGTACCTAAAAGCTCCAAGGGAATTGCAGATGCCCATTTTCACAAGAAACTGA
- a CDS encoding glucuronyl esterase domain-containing protein, translating to MKNLLILLFTASLSQVAVGQGAKNDSSKYPPLVTFTAQEDHANMMQQLGIQQLRPGPSGNESAPNHANYDESIANPCPQLPDLLVTSSGKKVTSADMWWKQRRPEIVEDIEREMYGRLPKNIPAVTWEVKITDKEFVGRIPVIAKQLVGHVDNSAYPLINVDINMMLVVPTNVKGPVPVLMMFGRPSFPSPAQPSNSDMETLNAAFKEMMIKSNPEVKEIFDRYPAYTPVTKLPGPNFFAPAPTGDSPPTEQLLAAGWGYATIEPASIQADNGAGLTRGIIGLVNKGQPRKPEDWGSLRAWAWGAARGLDYLETDTLVDAKKVGIEGVSRYGKAALVTLALEQRFAVGLIGSSGKGGAVLHRRVFGEAVENLTGSGEYHWMAGNYLKYGASKAKFGSKTGCDLPVDSHQLIALCAPRLTFISYGIPEKGDAKWLDQQGSYMATVAAGPAFKLLGVKDIGVSNNYQTEQMPPVLTGLLGGELAWRQHDGGHTDAPNFQYFIPWASSFLKYEKTQ from the coding sequence ATGAAAAACCTACTTATCCTATTATTTACTGCTTCACTCAGCCAGGTGGCTGTTGGCCAGGGGGCAAAAAATGACAGCAGCAAATACCCGCCCCTGGTCACCTTTACAGCCCAGGAAGACCACGCCAACATGATGCAGCAGCTGGGCATTCAACAGCTAAGACCAGGCCCTAGTGGCAATGAGTCGGCACCCAACCATGCCAACTACGACGAATCCATTGCGAACCCCTGCCCTCAGTTGCCAGACCTTCTCGTAACCAGCAGCGGCAAAAAAGTCACCTCGGCCGACATGTGGTGGAAGCAGCGCCGGCCTGAAATTGTAGAAGACATTGAACGGGAGATGTACGGCCGCCTGCCGAAAAACATCCCGGCAGTGACCTGGGAAGTGAAAATCACCGACAAAGAGTTCGTAGGCCGCATACCTGTTATAGCTAAGCAATTGGTGGGGCATGTCGACAACAGCGCATACCCGCTCATCAATGTCGACATCAACATGATGCTGGTGGTGCCCACCAATGTGAAAGGCCCTGTACCCGTTTTAATGATGTTTGGCCGTCCCTCATTCCCTTCACCAGCCCAGCCTTCCAATAGCGACATGGAGACCCTGAATGCTGCTTTTAAAGAAATGATGATTAAGAGCAATCCTGAGGTAAAGGAAATTTTTGATCGTTATCCCGCCTATACGCCCGTCACGAAACTGCCCGGCCCTAACTTCTTTGCACCGGCTCCTACCGGCGATTCTCCCCCCACGGAGCAGCTGTTGGCAGCGGGCTGGGGTTATGCCACCATTGAGCCTGCCAGCATCCAGGCCGACAACGGTGCCGGGCTCACCCGGGGGATTATTGGCCTGGTGAACAAAGGCCAACCACGCAAACCTGAAGACTGGGGCTCACTGCGTGCGTGGGCATGGGGAGCCGCAAGAGGCCTCGACTATTTGGAAACAGACACCCTGGTAGATGCAAAGAAAGTGGGTATCGAAGGCGTATCACGGTACGGAAAAGCTGCCCTGGTAACCCTCGCTTTGGAGCAGAGATTTGCCGTAGGATTGATCGGATCTTCAGGAAAGGGAGGCGCTGTACTTCACCGACGTGTTTTTGGCGAAGCCGTGGAAAACCTCACTGGTTCGGGCGAATACCACTGGATGGCGGGCAATTATCTTAAATATGGCGCCTCCAAAGCAAAATTTGGCAGCAAGACAGGCTGTGACCTGCCCGTTGATTCTCACCAATTAATTGCACTGTGTGCTCCTCGTTTAACATTCATCAGCTACGGAATACCAGAAAAAGGCGATGCCAAATGGCTGGATCAGCAGGGAAGCTACATGGCTACGGTGGCGGCCGGCCCGGCATTCAAGCTGTTAGGCGTCAAAGACATTGGAGTCTCCAATAATTATCAGACTGAGCAAATGCCGCCCGTTCTCACAGGTCTGCTCGGTGGTGAGCTGGCATGGCGACAACATGACGGAGGGCACACCGATGCCCCCAACTTCCAATATTTCATTCCATGGGCAAGCAGTTTTTTAAAGTACGAGAAAACACAATAA
- a CDS encoding sialate O-acetylesterase, with product MKKETGMLKKHNSLVTVRRLLLLALLIAPLTHGFSQVKLPQIITNGMVLQRDAKLNMWGWASPGEKVTLAFNNKRYKATTSAEGKWQVELPAMKAGGPYRMTISGKNTITLENILLGDVWFCSGQSNMVHQLNIHDVTYADEIANANYPEIRQFLIPTRNSLASPLEDLADGSWSQAVSEEVRPFSAVAYFFAKKIYEKYHVPIGLINASVGGTPIEAWTSEEGFKEFPSILQTIENNKDTAYVNAINRKARPSQPLKQPEDKGLTEPKPWYAVDFVPKNWRTINIPGYWEDQGAKDLNGIVWYRKEIDVPASMADKEAKVFLGRIVDADVLYINGKEVGNKTYQYPQRRYPVPAGLLKAGKNVFVVKVTNYNGKGGFVPDKPYCLFAGTDTVDLKGYWQYKVGVVFEPQPTLPPGISAQNQPTSLFNAMVAPINNYRIKGILWYQGESNAGKPAEYADLLPALIKDWRNQFSYPDAPFIYAQLPNFMDVNYLPSESNWAILRESQLKGLKVPNTAMTVNIDLGEWNDIHPDNKKDVGERMALAALRIAYGEEVVYSGPLYQNYSIEGNKITISFSHTGGGLIADDGEALSEFAIAGEDKKFVWAQAKIEGDKVIVWSDEVTEPKYVRYAWADNPDNPNLYNREGLPASPFRTDQ from the coding sequence ATGAAGAAAGAGACAGGAATGCTCAAAAAGCATAATTCGTTGGTAACTGTCAGAAGACTCCTTCTACTTGCGCTACTGATAGCCCCGCTGACGCACGGCTTTTCGCAAGTGAAGCTGCCACAAATCATCACAAATGGTATGGTTTTGCAGCGTGACGCAAAACTCAACATGTGGGGGTGGGCGTCTCCCGGCGAAAAGGTCACCCTTGCATTCAACAACAAGCGATATAAGGCAACAACCTCTGCAGAGGGAAAATGGCAGGTAGAGTTGCCTGCCATGAAAGCCGGTGGCCCGTATCGCATGACTATTTCTGGCAAGAACACCATTACCCTCGAAAATATCCTGCTTGGTGATGTTTGGTTTTGCTCGGGGCAATCGAACATGGTTCACCAGCTAAACATCCATGATGTGACCTATGCCGATGAAATAGCCAATGCCAACTACCCTGAAATACGGCAGTTTCTTATCCCAACCCGCAATAGTCTGGCCAGCCCATTGGAAGATTTGGCTGACGGCTCCTGGAGCCAGGCCGTGTCAGAAGAGGTGAGACCTTTTTCGGCCGTGGCCTATTTTTTTGCGAAAAAGATCTATGAGAAATACCATGTGCCCATCGGCCTGATCAACGCCAGCGTGGGCGGCACCCCTATTGAGGCGTGGACAAGTGAGGAAGGCTTCAAAGAATTCCCTTCGATCCTGCAAACCATAGAAAACAATAAGGACACGGCCTATGTCAATGCCATCAATAGAAAGGCAAGGCCCAGCCAGCCTCTAAAGCAACCCGAAGACAAGGGACTAACCGAGCCAAAACCATGGTATGCTGTTGATTTTGTCCCAAAAAACTGGCGTACCATCAACATCCCAGGCTACTGGGAAGACCAGGGTGCCAAAGACCTGAATGGCATCGTTTGGTACAGGAAAGAAATTGATGTGCCAGCCTCAATGGCAGACAAAGAGGCGAAGGTATTTCTTGGGCGGATAGTGGACGCAGATGTGCTCTACATCAACGGAAAAGAAGTCGGAAACAAAACGTATCAATACCCACAACGAAGGTACCCGGTTCCCGCTGGTCTGCTAAAGGCTGGAAAGAATGTCTTTGTGGTTAAGGTCACTAACTACAATGGCAAAGGTGGGTTCGTGCCCGATAAGCCCTATTGCTTGTTTGCCGGCACCGACACTGTCGACCTTAAGGGCTACTGGCAATACAAAGTAGGCGTTGTGTTTGAGCCCCAGCCAACATTGCCACCAGGCATCAGTGCCCAAAATCAGCCCACGTCACTGTTCAATGCCATGGTCGCTCCCATCAACAATTATCGCATCAAAGGAATACTGTGGTATCAGGGCGAAAGTAACGCAGGCAAACCTGCTGAATACGCTGACCTCCTGCCAGCACTGATCAAAGACTGGAGAAATCAATTCAGTTATCCCGACGCACCCTTTATTTATGCCCAATTACCCAATTTTATGGACGTGAACTACCTGCCCTCAGAAAGTAACTGGGCCATTTTGAGGGAATCGCAATTGAAGGGCCTGAAAGTTCCCAACACGGCCATGACGGTAAATATTGATTTGGGAGAATGGAATGATATTCACCCTGACAATAAAAAGGATGTAGGAGAAAGAATGGCCCTTGCTGCCCTTAGGATAGCTTATGGTGAAGAAGTTGTTTATTCAGGCCCTTTGTATCAAAATTACTCCATCGAGGGCAACAAAATAACGATCTCCTTCTCTCATACCGGTGGTGGTTTAATCGCCGATGATGGAGAAGCACTGAGCGAATTTGCCATTGCCGGAGAGGACAAAAAATTTGTTTGGGCACAGGCGAAGATTGAAGGTGACAAAGTGATTGTTTGGAGCGACGAAGTGACCGAACCAAAATATGTGCGGTACGCCTGGGCCGACAACCCTGACAATCCAAACCTGTATAACCGGGAAGGCTTACCGGCCTCCCCGTTCAGGACAGATCAATGA
- a CDS encoding TraB/GumN family protein: protein MKKFASILLAIFLGFIAGRLAASNHQGEVPGTLLFRVVSPDGTTESYLFGTHHAFSKSFFDTLKTAKDKLMAAEIVITESDPAPGHTANDIVNTRTADTQWPKYLTKTDLAYLRERLQHSPANFEKLRPEELHAALNREYTINTCNTRSAADPNLSIDEIIGFLAKQAGKRVIGLETAEEQLELIRKDIEGMPPKVHKKRLSRLIQLIKSGGDTQSCEATSMYREMAFDYRLTEPCRNSLMLTERNARWIEKIAGDLQSSSCFVAVGLSHLQFECGLISQLRERGFVVTPEETH, encoded by the coding sequence ATGAAAAAATTTGCATCTATTCTTCTTGCAATATTCCTCGGCTTTATCGCTGGAAGGCTTGCTGCCAGCAACCACCAGGGTGAGGTACCCGGCACACTTTTATTCCGGGTAGTTTCACCCGATGGCACAACTGAATCCTACCTCTTTGGTACTCACCACGCCTTTAGCAAGTCTTTCTTTGATACACTGAAAACTGCGAAGGACAAACTCATGGCAGCGGAGATCGTGATTACAGAATCAGACCCCGCACCCGGGCACACAGCCAACGACATTGTGAACACCCGCACGGCTGACACTCAATGGCCAAAATACCTGACAAAAACTGACCTGGCCTACTTACGAGAGCGCCTGCAACACAGCCCCGCCAACTTTGAAAAGCTGCGGCCTGAGGAACTGCACGCAGCTCTCAACAGAGAATACACCATTAACACCTGCAACACAAGATCCGCCGCCGATCCCAATCTCTCAATCGACGAAATTATCGGCTTTCTTGCCAAGCAGGCAGGCAAGCGGGTGATTGGCCTGGAAACGGCCGAAGAGCAACTGGAGTTAATCAGGAAAGACATTGAAGGCATGCCACCAAAAGTGCATAAAAAACGTCTGTCCCGGCTTATCCAATTGATAAAGAGCGGAGGTGATACCCAAAGCTGCGAAGCCACCAGCATGTACCGGGAAATGGCCTTTGATTACCGGCTAACGGAGCCCTGCCGTAACAGCCTCATGCTGACCGAACGCAACGCTCGATGGATAGAAAAAATCGCTGGTGATCTCCAGTCCTCAAGCTGTTTTGTCGCTGTCGGCCTAAGTCATCTACAGTTTGAATGCGGATTGATCAGTCAGCTGAGAGAAAGAGGGTTTGTGGTGACGCCCGAGGAAACTCATTAA
- a CDS encoding SGNH/GDSL hydrolase family protein, producing MKKHLLAIVVCLVTFSAVSQETPTLKWWNPAQHDFPVIEGQAWAGETKAPYDRLPARAEGKVPPAVWNLSQHSAGLMMRFRSNSSQIVVRYISKPKGEGNNYGMDHMPATGVSGVDLYAITNEGREIWCAAKRNFGDTITYRYEGLRPNDQFHELGREYRLYLPLYNSVSWLEVGVETSAHFKPLPVRKEKPIVVYGTSIAHGACASRPGMAWTSILGRKMDRPLINLAFSGNGRLDSSVVDFVNEIDAQVFVLDCLPNLIPGTWERLGINGEQGLKDRVLTSVRALRAKHLTTPILLVDNAGYTDALVNDDRKWQYTTANRVQQEAFYQLKKEGVSGLFYLTKEEIGLGLDDTVDGTHPTDLGMLHYAQGYEKSLRAILNEPVGVASTTKPVTQYREPNNYDWEERHNEILQMNAAAPPSMVFLANSIIHFWGGLPRTKRVVEEESWKTLFTPAGMRNLAYGWDRVENVLWRVYHGELDGFETKKIFIMIGTNNLHLNTDDEILEGLSLLLDAIKIRQPKAEVTLMGLLPRRNNEQRVANLNQEMARLSSTQQVKYADLGAIFLNKDNKIDESLFSDGLHPNAAGYVKMRELLKPLMSK from the coding sequence ATGAAAAAACACCTACTCGCCATCGTCGTTTGCCTTGTTACCTTCAGCGCCGTCTCACAAGAAACCCCGACGCTCAAATGGTGGAACCCGGCCCAACACGATTTTCCCGTGATAGAAGGACAAGCCTGGGCAGGCGAAACGAAAGCTCCTTACGACAGGCTACCTGCCAGGGCGGAAGGCAAGGTTCCACCAGCAGTTTGGAATCTTTCTCAACATTCAGCTGGCCTGATGATGCGGTTTCGTTCTAATTCTTCGCAGATTGTTGTTCGCTACATTTCGAAACCGAAGGGAGAAGGCAACAACTACGGCATGGATCACATGCCCGCCACGGGCGTAAGTGGTGTCGACCTCTACGCCATTACTAATGAGGGACGGGAAATCTGGTGCGCTGCCAAACGAAACTTTGGTGATACCATTACCTACCGCTACGAAGGGCTGAGGCCCAACGACCAATTCCACGAATTGGGCCGAGAATACCGCCTATATTTGCCGCTTTACAATTCGGTTTCCTGGCTGGAAGTGGGCGTGGAAACCAGTGCTCATTTCAAGCCTCTGCCTGTTCGAAAAGAAAAGCCTATCGTCGTGTACGGCACGTCCATTGCTCACGGTGCCTGCGCTTCCCGGCCCGGCATGGCATGGACATCGATATTGGGAAGAAAAATGGATAGGCCACTGATCAACCTGGCTTTCAGTGGCAATGGCCGCCTCGACAGCTCCGTCGTAGATTTTGTCAATGAGATCGACGCCCAAGTGTTTGTGCTCGACTGCCTGCCCAACCTGATTCCAGGCACGTGGGAAAGGCTCGGCATCAACGGAGAACAGGGGCTAAAGGATCGGGTGCTAACGTCAGTTCGTGCTTTGAGGGCAAAGCATCTCACTACACCAATTTTGCTGGTGGATAACGCTGGCTATACAGACGCTCTTGTCAACGACGATAGAAAGTGGCAATACACCACGGCCAACCGTGTTCAACAGGAGGCATTTTATCAGTTAAAAAAAGAAGGAGTAAGCGGGCTCTTCTACCTGACAAAAGAGGAGATTGGCCTGGGACTGGACGATACGGTAGATGGCACCCACCCGACAGACCTCGGCATGCTTCACTATGCGCAGGGCTACGAAAAAAGCTTGAGGGCCATTTTGAATGAACCGGTGGGAGTCGCCTCCACTACCAAACCAGTCACACAATACCGAGAGCCTAACAACTACGACTGGGAAGAGCGCCACAACGAAATTTTGCAAATGAACGCCGCTGCGCCACCTAGTATGGTATTCCTGGCCAACTCCATCATCCACTTTTGGGGTGGACTTCCCCGAACCAAAAGAGTGGTAGAAGAAGAATCGTGGAAAACGCTGTTCACACCTGCAGGCATGCGCAACCTGGCCTATGGCTGGGACAGAGTGGAAAACGTCCTCTGGCGGGTATACCATGGTGAACTGGATGGTTTCGAAACCAAAAAAATCTTCATCATGATAGGCACTAATAACCTGCACTTGAATACGGACGACGAAATTCTGGAGGGGCTGAGCCTGTTGCTCGACGCCATCAAAATCCGCCAGCCGAAAGCGGAAGTTACGTTAATGGGGCTTTTACCACGAAGAAATAACGAACAGCGAGTGGCGAATCTAAACCAGGAAATGGCCAGGCTTTCAAGTACTCAGCAGGTAAAATACGCTGACCTGGGTGCCATCTTCTTAAACAAAGACAACAAGATTGACGAAAGCCTTTTCTCAGATGGTCTGCACCCTAATGCTGCTGGGTATGTGAAGATGAGAGAGTTGTTAAAGCCATTGATGAGTAAGTAA
- a CDS encoding CHASE2 domain-containing protein, translated as MNRYVILLSLTLLSCSVPKSSPIQKDVVTIINIGKTDRVSLGQQLAVVNKFSPKVIGLDIFLLKDSLAKDSIIVRELKNARQVVHIFKPEGYNQQTNEFDELIYPHPKFQANSYSYGFANLIVENQATGNIPAALRTIDKSYVAQMKLGDKIFNSFSYELAAKAYGVKDKYQNKPDELFEIMPTLQMDSITIIDYKDLLLGNFDSASLQNKIVLFGYVGNEEDQFAMKDGSVHNGIEIHAAVVREIMSKPNEVMPPK; from the coding sequence ATGAATAGGTATGTCATTCTTCTAAGCCTCACACTGCTGAGCTGTAGCGTGCCGAAGAGCTCTCCAATTCAGAAAGACGTGGTCACCATCATCAACATAGGCAAGACCGACAGAGTCAGTCTTGGCCAACAGTTGGCTGTAGTCAATAAGTTTAGTCCAAAGGTAATTGGCCTCGACATCTTTCTACTAAAAGACAGCCTCGCCAAGGATTCCATTATTGTGAGGGAGCTAAAAAATGCCCGTCAGGTAGTCCATATTTTCAAACCAGAGGGTTATAATCAACAAACCAATGAATTTGATGAGTTGATATACCCGCATCCAAAATTTCAGGCCAATTCCTACAGCTACGGCTTTGCCAATTTAATTGTTGAAAATCAAGCAACCGGAAATATCCCTGCTGCACTTAGAACCATTGACAAATCCTATGTCGCTCAAATGAAACTTGGGGATAAAATATTCAACTCGTTTAGCTACGAACTGGCTGCAAAGGCATATGGTGTGAAAGACAAATATCAGAATAAGCCAGATGAATTATTTGAGATCATGCCGACACTGCAAATGGACAGCATCACGATAATTGACTACAAAGACCTGCTCCTTGGTAATTTTGACAGCGCTTCTCTGCAGAACAAAATTGTGCTCTTTGGTTATGTTGGAAATGAGGAGGATCAATTTGCAATGAAGGATGGTAGTGTGCACAATGGCATAGAAATTCATGCGGCCGTTGTACGGGAAATAATGTCAAAACCAAACGAAGTGATGCCTCCCAAATAG
- a CDS encoding vWA domain-containing protein, giving the protein MKKLLHLMLLSQFVSIAEATAFGQIVSGRITDQGDGSPIPGVNIVKKGSTLGTASDVNGHYQIELDPADKNIIVFSFLGYVTQEVDVGKRTVVDVTLSADVQQLQEVVVTGLASQLQGRVAGVSVVTRGRKKQQYQPVSQESYAKIEESGFQKVTKKPLSTFSVDVDGASYSNMRRYIESGSLPPKDAVRIEEMINYFDYDYAQPEGETPFSVNYELSSSPWNKKSLLLHIGLQGRKIEMDQLPPSNIVFLIDVSGSMSDPDKLPLLKSSLRLLVQHLRPVDRVAMVVYAGSSGLVLPSTDGDRKDVILAALDKLSAGGSTAGGEGLKLAYKVAARNFIEEGNNRIVLATDGDFNVGLQSNDEMEQLIEEERKRGISISVLGFGRGNIKDDKMEIIADKGNGNYSYIDNLLEAQKVLVSEFGGTFFTIAKDVKFQLEFNPVHVAEYRLIGYENRILDDEDFDNDKKDAGEIGAGHTVTALYEIVPAGKKGTASGLKYQNSQPSEVALISNDLVTLKLRYKKPDGFRSQLVEFVVKDEPVALEATSANFRFSASVAQFGMLLRDSDKKGSATWESTYELAINARGDDPKGYRAEMIRLVETASLLDTPLDN; this is encoded by the coding sequence ATGAAAAAACTTCTACACCTCATGCTGCTCAGCCAGTTTGTATCAATAGCTGAAGCAACTGCCTTTGGGCAAATTGTATCGGGTAGGATCACCGACCAGGGCGATGGTTCACCTATCCCGGGCGTAAATATTGTAAAAAAGGGATCAACCCTGGGCACAGCTTCCGACGTAAACGGCCACTACCAAATTGAGCTGGATCCAGCAGATAAGAACATCATTGTATTTTCATTCCTTGGCTACGTCACCCAGGAGGTTGATGTCGGCAAGAGAACTGTAGTCGACGTGACCCTGTCAGCAGATGTTCAGCAATTGCAGGAAGTAGTCGTAACTGGGCTGGCGTCACAACTCCAGGGCCGAGTAGCCGGTGTTTCCGTTGTAACAAGAGGCCGGAAAAAACAGCAATACCAGCCTGTTTCCCAGGAAAGCTATGCCAAAATTGAAGAGTCCGGCTTTCAAAAGGTAACCAAAAAACCTCTGTCTACCTTCTCAGTTGATGTGGACGGCGCTTCCTACAGCAATATGCGTCGGTATATAGAAAGTGGCTCGCTGCCTCCAAAAGATGCTGTCAGGATCGAAGAAATGATCAATTACTTTGACTACGATTACGCTCAGCCCGAAGGAGAAACACCTTTTAGTGTGAACTATGAGCTATCGTCGTCCCCCTGGAACAAGAAGAGCCTGCTCCTGCATATTGGGTTACAGGGCAGAAAAATTGAAATGGATCAACTGCCTCCCTCCAACATCGTCTTCCTCATCGATGTTTCGGGGTCGATGTCCGATCCTGACAAACTCCCCCTTCTGAAATCATCACTAAGGCTCTTGGTTCAGCATTTAAGACCGGTTGACCGGGTCGCAATGGTTGTGTACGCCGGAAGTTCAGGCCTGGTTTTACCGTCGACCGATGGCGACCGAAAGGATGTCATTCTTGCGGCGCTGGACAAGTTATCTGCTGGCGGATCGACTGCTGGTGGCGAGGGATTGAAGTTGGCATACAAAGTGGCCGCAAGGAATTTTATTGAAGAAGGTAACAACAGGATTGTACTTGCAACGGACGGAGATTTTAACGTTGGCTTACAAAGCAATGATGAAATGGAACAGCTGATCGAAGAAGAAAGAAAAAGGGGTATCTCCATTTCAGTATTAGGCTTTGGTAGAGGGAATATCAAAGATGACAAAATGGAGATCATCGCCGACAAAGGAAATGGCAACTACTCCTACATCGACAATCTGCTCGAGGCCCAAAAGGTACTTGTGAGTGAGTTTGGAGGTACCTTCTTCACTATCGCCAAAGACGTAAAATTCCAATTGGAGTTTAACCCGGTTCATGTGGCGGAGTACCGCCTCATCGGCTACGAAAACAGAATTCTGGACGATGAAGACTTCGATAATGACAAAAAGGATGCAGGGGAAATTGGTGCTGGCCACACAGTTACTGCCCTCTACGAAATTGTACCAGCCGGAAAGAAAGGCACTGCTTCAGGGTTGAAGTACCAGAACTCACAGCCATCAGAGGTGGCGTTGATAAGTAACGACCTGGTAACTTTAAAACTCAGGTACAAAAAGCCCGATGGGTTCAGAAGCCAACTGGTGGAATTCGTGGTAAAAGATGAGCCGGTGGCACTGGAAGCTACAAGCGCCAATTTCCGGTTTTCAGCCTCGGTAGCTCAGTTTGGCATGCTTTTAAGGGATTCTGACAAAAAAGGTTCAGCTACGTGGGAATCGACCTACGAACTTGCCATCAATGCTCGAGGCGACGACCCAAAGGGCTATCGTGCTGAGATGATCAGGCTGGTGGAAACTGCCAGTTTGCTTGACACCCCTTTAGATAACTAA